In Nitrosococcus oceani ATCC 19707, the following proteins share a genomic window:
- a CDS encoding thiamine pyrophosphate-requiring protein codes for MSQIVSDFLLHRLNEWGINRIYGYPGDGINGIVGALDRLQDRIEFIQTRHEEMAAFMACAHAKFTGEVGVCLATSGPGAIHLLNGLYDAKLDHQPVVAIVGQQSRAALGGDYQQEVDLISLFKDVAHEYVHMCATPAQVRHLIDRAVRIAKTERTVTCLIFPNDVQELEAVEKPPRAHGTIHSSTGYTIPRVIPHQQDLQQAAEVLNRGKKVAILVGAGALGATDEVIQVAELLGAGVAKALLGKGALPDELPFVTGAIGLLGTKPSWELMDGCDTLLMIGSSFPYSEFLPEEGQARGVQIDLDGRMLGIRYPMEVNLVGDSAETLRALIPLLTRKTNRAWREKIEKDVAQWWQVLESRAMHDADPINPQRVFWELSSRLPDNCIISSDSGSAANWYARDLKIRRGMMCSLSGGLATMGPGVPYAIAAKFAFPDRVAIALVGDGAMQMNGNSELVTAAKYWQQWQDPRLIVLVLNNRDLNQVTWEQRVMSGDPKFEGSQSLPDFPYARYAELLGFKGIRVDRPESIGPAWEEALAADRPVILEAYTDGNVPPLPPHIKLEQAKAYVSALLHRDPEAINIIKQSIKEIKESWFSSGQEEKGN; via the coding sequence ATGAGCCAGATAGTCAGCGATTTTCTCTTACACCGATTGAACGAATGGGGCATCAACCGGATTTACGGCTATCCCGGGGATGGCATCAATGGAATCGTCGGCGCCCTGGACCGGCTTCAAGACCGGATAGAGTTTATTCAAACCCGGCATGAGGAAATGGCGGCTTTTATGGCCTGCGCCCATGCTAAATTTACCGGCGAAGTAGGCGTCTGCCTGGCCACTTCAGGACCCGGGGCCATCCACCTGCTGAATGGCCTTTATGATGCCAAACTGGACCATCAGCCGGTGGTGGCCATTGTGGGCCAACAATCCCGCGCCGCCCTCGGGGGAGATTATCAACAAGAAGTGGATCTCATTTCCTTGTTCAAGGATGTCGCCCATGAATACGTACATATGTGCGCTACTCCCGCCCAGGTGCGCCATTTAATTGATCGCGCGGTCCGCATTGCCAAAACAGAGCGCACCGTGACCTGCCTTATCTTTCCCAATGACGTGCAGGAATTGGAAGCCGTTGAGAAACCGCCACGGGCTCACGGCACCATCCATTCCAGCACCGGGTATACGATCCCCCGGGTGATTCCTCATCAGCAAGATCTCCAACAAGCTGCCGAGGTGCTCAATAGAGGCAAAAAGGTCGCTATCCTGGTGGGAGCTGGCGCTTTGGGGGCCACGGATGAAGTTATTCAGGTCGCTGAACTGCTCGGCGCAGGGGTAGCGAAAGCCTTGCTGGGCAAGGGCGCTCTGCCTGATGAACTTCCCTTCGTGACCGGCGCTATCGGCCTGCTGGGGACTAAACCGAGCTGGGAATTAATGGACGGCTGCGATACGCTGTTGATGATTGGTTCAAGTTTCCCCTATTCCGAATTCCTGCCGGAGGAAGGCCAAGCCCGGGGCGTGCAGATTGACCTGGACGGGCGCATGCTGGGAATCCGCTATCCCATGGAAGTGAATCTGGTGGGAGACAGTGCGGAAACCCTGCGGGCCTTAATCCCTCTTCTCACACGAAAAACGAACCGGGCCTGGCGAGAGAAGATCGAAAAAGACGTGGCCCAATGGTGGCAGGTACTCGAAAGCCGCGCCATGCACGATGCGGACCCTATTAACCCCCAGCGGGTTTTCTGGGAGCTTTCTTCCCGACTGCCGGATAACTGCATCATCAGCAGCGACTCCGGTTCCGCCGCCAACTGGTATGCCCGGGATCTTAAAATCCGCCGAGGTATGATGTGCTCTCTCTCGGGGGGCTTGGCGACCATGGGCCCCGGCGTTCCCTATGCCATTGCGGCCAAATTCGCCTTTCCGGATCGGGTGGCTATTGCCCTTGTAGGGGATGGAGCCATGCAGATGAACGGCAACAGCGAACTGGTCACCGCAGCTAAATATTGGCAACAATGGCAAGATCCCCGGCTGATTGTCTTGGTACTCAATAATCGGGATCTCAATCAAGTCACCTGGGAGCAGCGGGTGATGTCGGGCGATCCCAAGTTCGAAGGCTCCCAAAGCTTGCCCGACTTTCCCTATGCCCGTTATGCCGAACTACTTGGCTTTAAAGGCATCCGCGTTGATCGGCCGGAAAGTATCGGCCCCGCTTGGGAGGAAGCCCTAGCCGCTGACCGACCCGTAATACTAGAAGCGTATACCGATGGGAACGTGCCGCCCTTGCCTCCCCATATCAAGCTGGAACAGGC
- a CDS encoding SDR family oxidoreductase: protein MPFSPKVVVITGASAGVGRAVAQAFARGGVSIGLLARGREGLEGACREVESQGGKALILPTDVADADQVEAAAAAVEKAFGPIEVWINDAMTSVFSPVKEMTPEEFRRVTEVTYLGCVNGTLAALKRMLPRNRGVIIQVGSALAYRAIPLQAAYCAAKHAIRGFTDSLRCELLHEKSQVRVTMVQMPALNTPQFDWIKSRLPRKAQPVPPVYQPEVAARAILWTVRHPCRELKVGLPTILIVAINKFMPGLLDHYLARTGYQSQQRDEPEDPNRPHNLWNPVAGDFGTHGSFDEIAHRASISLWVTTHPRWFALAAGLILALFILAFL from the coding sequence ATGCCTTTTTCACCCAAAGTCGTTGTGATCACGGGCGCCTCCGCGGGGGTAGGTCGGGCAGTCGCCCAGGCGTTTGCTAGAGGCGGAGTCTCGATCGGACTGCTGGCGCGGGGGCGTGAAGGATTAGAAGGGGCGTGCCGGGAAGTGGAATCCCAGGGAGGAAAAGCTTTGATTCTCCCAACGGATGTGGCTGATGCGGATCAAGTGGAGGCGGCCGCGGCTGCCGTTGAAAAAGCCTTTGGCCCCATTGAGGTCTGGATTAACGACGCCATGACCAGCGTGTTCTCTCCGGTCAAGGAAATGACCCCCGAGGAATTTCGCCGCGTCACCGAGGTGACCTACCTCGGTTGCGTCAATGGGACCCTGGCCGCCCTTAAGCGTATGCTACCCCGCAACCGAGGGGTGATTATTCAGGTGGGTTCGGCTTTGGCCTATCGGGCCATCCCTTTGCAAGCCGCCTATTGCGCGGCCAAACATGCCATTCGGGGCTTTACCGATTCGCTGCGATGCGAACTGCTCCATGAAAAATCCCAAGTCCGCGTGACCATGGTGCAAATGCCCGCGCTCAATACGCCTCAGTTTGACTGGATTAAATCACGGCTGCCTCGCAAAGCCCAGCCCGTACCGCCAGTCTATCAGCCGGAAGTAGCGGCCCGGGCTATTCTTTGGACCGTCAGGCATCCCTGCCGCGAGCTGAAGGTGGGACTGCCCACGATTTTAATCGTAGCTATCAATAAGTTCATGCCGGGCCTGCTAGATCATTATTTAGCCCGCACTGGCTATCAGTCCCAGCAGCGGGACGAACCGGAAGATCCTAACCGCCCCCACAATCTTTGGAATCCGGTCGCTGGGGATTTCGGCACCCACGGCAGCTTTGATGAGATAGCCCATCGCGCCAGTATCTCTCTTTGGGTAACCACCCACCCCCGTTGGTTTGCCCTCGCGGCAGGGTTGATTTTAGCGCTGTTTATTCTAGCTTTTTTATAA
- a CDS encoding PRC-barrel domain-containing protein yields the protein MNKLIFSISLLRKDRIFASLTILSMIFSSAALLADEESQQQRADNQTTHQSQESDQSLRITGSYPNIYKATGIIGKEVKNKQNKKLGKISDLVIDKSGQVRYAVLSHGETLGVGGKKLAISWDLIQVSPEEESYTLVMDATPEELANAPSFNKDNWPANAQVTDTSSLKEQQQSSTAGSQSTDQQSTNERSQFQQQDNGSSTPKTVTVQEGDTLADIAHHAYGDANKWRLIYNANKDKIKDPRDLLVGTKLTIPSSNE from the coding sequence ATGAACAAACTTATTTTTTCTATTTCATTACTCCGTAAAGATAGAATTTTTGCCTCCTTAACTATCTTATCAATGATATTTTCAAGCGCGGCCTTATTGGCGGATGAAGAGTCGCAACAACAACGCGCCGATAACCAAACCACTCATCAGAGCCAGGAATCTGACCAAAGTTTACGTATTACCGGCTCCTATCCAAACATTTACAAAGCCACGGGAATAATCGGCAAGGAAGTTAAAAACAAGCAAAATAAGAAATTAGGCAAGATCAGCGATTTAGTCATTGATAAATCAGGTCAAGTGAGATATGCGGTCTTATCCCATGGCGAAACCCTCGGCGTGGGAGGAAAAAAGCTCGCTATTTCCTGGGATTTAATTCAGGTTTCTCCTGAAGAGGAAAGTTATACCCTAGTCATGGACGCAACGCCGGAAGAATTGGCGAATGCGCCTTCTTTCAATAAAGATAATTGGCCCGCCAACGCGCAGGTGACCGATACCAGTTCCCTGAAGGAGCAGCAACAATCTTCTACCGCGGGTAGCCAATCTACTGATCAACAATCAACAAACGAAAGATCACAATTTCAGCAACAAGACAACGGAAGCTCGACTCCAAAAACAGTCACCGTCCAAGAGGGCGATACCCTTGCCGACATTGCCCACCATGCGTACGGTGATGCCAATAAGTGGCGCCTAATTTATAACGCGAACAAGGACAAAATTAAAGATCCCAGGGATTTGCTGGTAGGGACGAAATTAACCATTCCATCTTCTAATGAATAA
- a CDS encoding NADH-quinone oxidoreductase subunit A, which yields MILQTYAIVALVGLSVLGLSLLAAAFWRPPSRPLRAPDSWKKYRFGFATYSLIFVAFDMEMIFMYPWAVVFAEIGLKAFLDMLVFIALLGGGITYVWGMGGLKWE from the coding sequence ATGATTTTGCAGACTTACGCCATTGTGGCGCTTGTTGGATTATCTGTATTGGGGTTGTCATTGCTCGCGGCAGCTTTCTGGCGTCCTCCCTCCAGGCCATTGCGGGCGCCCGATTCTTGGAAGAAATACCGTTTCGGTTTTGCCACTTATTCGCTTATTTTTGTGGCCTTCGATATGGAAATGATTTTTATGTATCCCTGGGCGGTAGTCTTTGCAGAGATTGGATTGAAAGCGTTTCTCGATATGCTGGTATTTATTGCGTTGCTGGGCGGTGGCATTACTTATGTGTGGGGAATGGGCGGATTGAAATGGGAGTGA
- a CDS encoding complex I subunit 1/NuoH family protein — translation MTSVLATVAALLAGVGLTAWLEPKWLGANGERGPASPVKIAADVRLTQPDPWLYYAGPVIACMGVSWAMVCIPFSPSLVGNDVNIGLFYFIVVVDFVVLGIALGGWGANTPDSVESCYRAIAQLIAYVIPLGLAIIGPIMMARSLSTVHIVEAQANAQLWYLIPQPIGFILYVISGLMQVYRAPFLEPFADPIGRGVLSVFGGWKGLLWRLALSGVLFVVAAMGAVIFLGGYSGPFLPGPVWMVIKTVGLMVLMIWLGRQVRLLSVAEMLSLSWKVLIPVGLLNVLLVGGLILLGAGQDPFSPGGGH, via the coding sequence ATGACAAGCGTATTAGCCACCGTGGCCGCGCTCTTGGCGGGGGTAGGGCTTACGGCCTGGCTGGAGCCTAAGTGGCTTGGCGCTAACGGCGAGCGGGGACCGGCAAGTCCCGTGAAAATTGCCGCCGATGTGCGGTTAACTCAGCCCGATCCCTGGCTCTATTACGCCGGGCCGGTAATCGCGTGTATGGGCGTGAGCTGGGCCATGGTCTGCATTCCCTTTAGTCCTTCCCTGGTAGGCAATGATGTCAATATCGGGCTTTTTTATTTCATCGTTGTGGTTGATTTCGTAGTGCTGGGTATTGCCTTGGGCGGATGGGGTGCCAACACCCCCGATAGTGTTGAATCCTGTTATCGGGCTATCGCCCAATTGATTGCCTATGTGATTCCCCTCGGGCTAGCGATTATCGGTCCGATTATGATGGCCCGCTCCTTATCGACGGTCCACATTGTTGAGGCGCAGGCCAACGCCCAGCTTTGGTATCTCATCCCCCAGCCAATTGGTTTTATTCTTTATGTGATATCGGGATTGATGCAAGTGTATCGGGCGCCTTTTCTGGAACCCTTTGCCGATCCCATTGGCCGGGGTGTGCTAAGCGTGTTTGGCGGCTGGAAGGGTTTGCTCTGGCGGCTCGCCTTGTCAGGGGTGCTTTTTGTGGTCGCCGCCATGGGAGCAGTCATTTTTCTCGGCGGCTATAGCGGGCCGTTCCTGCCAGGGCCGGTTTGGATGGTCATCAAGACCGTGGGGCTAATGGTCCTCATGATTTGGTTGGGGCGCCAGGTGCGGTTATTGAGCGTGGCTGAAATGCTCAGCCTGTCATGGAAAGTACTTATCCCGGTAGGTTTATTGAACGTGCTGCTAGTGGGCGGATTAATTTTGTTGGGTGCCGGTCAAGACCCCTTTTCTCCTGGAGGAGGCCACTGA
- a CDS encoding NADH-quinone oxidoreductase subunit J family protein: MPVKTPFLLEEATEMEVSPVLQWAAFGIFAFISIAGALGMATTMSMFRSGIFLMASFIGVAGLFILLLADLLALLQIMMYIGGMLVMILFMLLFSGDPGGGMMSTHMRLRGPEWFFSLGLARSPSGTDGNNANDSSDKEEDQRDQARDSHQEEGEKEESNDMSMFTPAKRGAAGLALGIGVLLIALLLWRPHWAVVAQMPDPDSPRRIGHLLMDKYMIAFEGAGLLILLGIFGAVLLQRPGKYPDSAHREELRAAVEDAPAPVKTDPLKPLGLDRDREK; this comes from the coding sequence GTGCCGGTCAAGACCCCTTTTCTCCTGGAGGAGGCCACTGAGATGGAAGTGAGTCCGGTGCTGCAATGGGCCGCCTTTGGGATCTTCGCTTTTATCAGCATCGCCGGAGCCTTGGGCATGGCTACGACCATGAGCATGTTTCGCAGCGGTATTTTTCTGATGGCTTCATTTATTGGGGTGGCGGGATTGTTTATTTTATTGCTTGCGGACTTGCTGGCCCTGTTGCAGATCATGATGTACATCGGCGGTATGTTGGTGATGATTCTGTTCATGCTGCTGTTCAGCGGCGATCCCGGCGGTGGGATGATGAGCACTCATATGCGGCTTCGGGGTCCTGAGTGGTTCTTTAGCCTGGGTTTGGCCCGCTCCCCATCCGGAACGGATGGGAATAACGCTAATGATTCCTCGGATAAGGAAGAAGACCAGCGTGATCAGGCCAGGGACAGCCACCAAGAGGAAGGGGAGAAGGAGGAGAGTAACGACATGTCCATGTTTACCCCTGCTAAGCGGGGGGCCGCTGGGCTGGCGCTAGGTATCGGCGTTTTACTGATCGCGCTGCTGCTGTGGCGGCCCCATTGGGCGGTGGTGGCGCAAATGCCGGATCCGGACTCACCCCGCCGTATTGGCCACTTGCTCATGGATAAATACATGATCGCTTTTGAAGGCGCGGGGCTGCTTATTCTACTGGGTATTTTCGGCGCCGTTCTGCTGCAACGCCCTGGCAAATATCCTGACTCGGCCCACCGGGAGGAACTCCGGGCCGCGGTAGAGGATGCGCCCGCCCCGGTGAAAACCGATCCACTTAAACCCTTAGGGCTGGATCGCGATAGGGAAAAATAA
- the nuoK gene encoding NADH-quinone oxidoreductase subunit NuoK: protein MIAIPLTAFLLVAAVLFAIGLYAVIAQRTAVMVLMGIELLLNATGLNLVAFWRFTAPQDYSGQIFVIIIVTIGAIEMAIGLAIMMLLYRRHQTVQVDKYKELKG, encoded by the coding sequence ATGATCGCTATTCCCTTAACCGCCTTCTTGCTGGTGGCGGCTGTTCTTTTCGCCATTGGGCTATATGCCGTCATCGCCCAACGCACCGCGGTGATGGTGCTGATGGGAATTGAGCTGCTGCTGAATGCGACGGGATTGAACCTGGTGGCTTTTTGGCGGTTCACCGCTCCCCAGGATTATTCCGGCCAAATTTTCGTGATCATTATCGTGACCATTGGGGCGATCGAAATGGCCATCGGGTTGGCAATCATGATGTTGTTATATCGCCGCCACCAGACCGTGCAGGTGGATAAATATAAAGAGTTAAAGGGATGA
- a CDS encoding NADH-quinone oxidoreductase subunit 5 family protein — translation MPGRGSGLAVGGIFISALAVLPLSGADAEVALTWFTVGPFELTVSLAADRLGWWMATLVAWIALPVAVYSVPYMADEAGRQRFFAWLSFFVGMMLALVLSQSLLLLFIAWEGVGLASFVLIGQHHGQAKARQAAFKALLMTRLGDMGLLLGWLWMLMITGTTQLPPFFQQVEDGAFTAGTLNLLALLFFLAAIGKSAQLPLTAWLPEAMAAPTPVSALIHSATMAAAGVFLVLRLFPLFEHAPLALAVVLWVGAFTALIAALVATAQYDLKRLLAWSTVSQLGEMMLALGLGGPLGAAFHLTVHATFKSALFLSVGALERATGTRDLRQLGGLGKRLPWTAGAFIASALALAGFPLLSGYWSEEELLRQAVSVHTAWGVFMLVLILLAGIYIGRAAMATFGLAPQAVMPANRRESAPLVGPALGLALAAAGLGAIIKTPIESMLSFEAGSATLTGAWTLSAILASLVGLGVGAWRVYHWGPAPALGGWPSRLVVIIHGLVSGVARAAKAGALVLVWLERGFDGAARSFPTGIDRVSRQSDRRPIGTGP, via the coding sequence TTGCCAGGCCGTGGGAGTGGACTTGCCGTCGGAGGGATTTTTATCTCCGCCCTGGCGGTGTTGCCCTTATCCGGCGCCGATGCCGAGGTGGCGTTGACCTGGTTCACGGTGGGCCCCTTTGAGCTGACGGTGAGTCTGGCGGCCGATAGGCTGGGTTGGTGGATGGCCACGCTGGTTGCCTGGATTGCATTGCCCGTGGCCGTTTATTCGGTACCCTACATGGCCGATGAGGCGGGCCGCCAGCGGTTTTTTGCGTGGCTGAGCTTTTTTGTAGGGATGATGCTCGCCTTGGTGCTGAGTCAGTCATTGCTATTGCTATTTATCGCCTGGGAAGGAGTAGGGCTGGCCTCTTTTGTATTAATTGGCCAGCACCACGGGCAAGCCAAGGCCCGGCAAGCCGCCTTCAAGGCCCTGCTCATGACCCGGCTGGGGGACATGGGCCTACTGCTTGGTTGGCTGTGGATGCTGATGATCACCGGCACCACCCAGTTACCGCCTTTTTTTCAGCAGGTGGAGGATGGAGCTTTTACCGCTGGGACGCTCAATCTGCTGGCTCTGTTGTTTTTTCTGGCGGCTATAGGAAAAAGCGCTCAATTACCCTTGACTGCTTGGCTTCCCGAAGCGATGGCGGCTCCGACGCCGGTATCAGCCTTGATTCATTCGGCCACCATGGCCGCCGCTGGGGTGTTTTTGGTGTTGCGGTTATTTCCCTTGTTTGAGCATGCCCCCTTAGCGTTAGCAGTGGTGTTGTGGGTTGGCGCCTTCACCGCCCTGATCGCCGCCTTGGTGGCGACCGCCCAATATGATTTAAAGCGCCTTCTTGCCTGGTCCACCGTCTCCCAGCTGGGCGAAATGATGCTTGCACTGGGGCTCGGAGGGCCATTGGGCGCCGCTTTTCATTTGACCGTCCATGCCACTTTCAAATCGGCGCTTTTTCTCAGCGTTGGCGCCCTGGAGCGGGCCACCGGCACCCGGGATCTGCGTCAGCTTGGCGGGTTGGGAAAGCGCTTGCCGTGGACGGCGGGCGCCTTTATTGCTTCTGCCTTGGCGTTGGCGGGCTTTCCCTTGTTATCGGGCTATTGGAGTGAGGAGGAACTGCTAAGGCAGGCCGTTTCCGTCCATACCGCTTGGGGAGTTTTCATGCTGGTGCTGATTTTACTGGCTGGAATCTATATAGGCCGGGCCGCTATGGCCACTTTCGGGTTAGCGCCCCAGGCGGTCATGCCAGCGAATCGGCGAGAATCGGCGCCCCTAGTTGGACCTGCCCTGGGTTTGGCCCTTGCCGCCGCCGGGTTGGGAGCGATCATTAAAACCCCCATCGAGTCCATGTTGTCCTTCGAGGCCGGCAGCGCGACCCTGACTGGGGCCTGGACCCTGAGTGCCATTCTGGCAAGCCTGGTGGGATTAGGAGTGGGCGCATGGCGGGTTTACCACTGGGGGCCAGCGCCCGCCCTGGGCGGTTGGCCTAGCAGGCTGGTCGTTATCATCCATGGTTTAGTCTCTGGGGTTGCCCGTGCTGCTAAAGCCGGCGCGCTGGTGCTGGTCTGGTTGGAACGGGGCTTTGATGGAGCAGCGCGATCTTTCCCCACTGGAATAGATAGAGTTAGTCGCCAATCGGATAGGAGGCCAATTGGAACAGGGCCTTGA
- a CDS encoding complex I subunit 4 family protein, translating to MLSLTIFLPLITALVVLILPRSRPFLIRWVALAGAVLTFAAALGLLAGFDTGRPGLQWRTRLPWIPPVNAAYDVGVNGFSLALILLTAWLLVTVMVYVLRNDNRPKGHAALFLLMATGLLGVFAAQDLLLFYLFFEVGLVPMYFIIGIWGHDNRRYAAMKFFLYTRAASLAMLLSFLALYLLMEPHTFSLPAIIEAQPLAQAGGAGGWVMLGMLIGFGVKLPTVPLHNWLPDAHVEAPTEGSVMLAGIQLKMGAYGLLAIMLPIMPQVVFDYAWLLLALALVSLVYGSLAALAQQDLKRLIAYTSINHMGYIMLAGALAVLAPTAGTQELALNGGIYQIISHGLLTGGMFFAVGMIQDQTGTREMGRLRGLSRQASAFSLLTGVLVFGSLGLPGLSGFIGEFQVLGAAVSWNLWIAGVALVALVITTGLYLRIVISVLWGEPRTGTGAMKEPEGRKLAVMGSLVMLSLWLGLLPAGLLGVIQETVRSLAAG from the coding sequence ATGCTGAGCCTGACTATTTTTTTACCTTTAATCACGGCCTTGGTAGTGTTAATCCTGCCCCGTTCACGCCCCTTTCTGATTCGCTGGGTCGCATTGGCGGGTGCGGTGCTGACCTTTGCCGCCGCCTTGGGATTACTGGCTGGGTTTGATACCGGCAGGCCAGGATTGCAGTGGCGCACTAGGCTGCCTTGGATCCCTCCCGTCAATGCGGCCTACGATGTAGGCGTCAATGGCTTTTCGCTGGCGCTGATTTTACTGACAGCATGGTTGCTGGTCACCGTGATGGTCTATGTGCTGCGAAATGACAATCGCCCCAAGGGCCATGCCGCGCTTTTCCTGCTAATGGCAACCGGTTTGCTGGGGGTCTTCGCCGCCCAGGATTTGCTGCTGTTTTATCTTTTCTTTGAAGTGGGCCTAGTGCCCATGTATTTCATTATCGGCATCTGGGGCCACGACAATCGCCGCTACGCCGCCATGAAATTTTTTCTTTATACCCGGGCCGCCAGTTTGGCGATGCTGCTAAGCTTTTTGGCGTTGTATCTGTTGATGGAGCCCCATACCTTTTCCCTGCCTGCTATCATTGAGGCTCAACCCCTGGCCCAGGCGGGCGGGGCTGGCGGCTGGGTCATGCTCGGGATGCTCATCGGCTTTGGCGTGAAACTGCCCACCGTGCCCCTTCATAACTGGCTGCCCGATGCCCACGTGGAAGCGCCCACCGAAGGCAGCGTGATGCTTGCTGGCATTCAACTCAAGATGGGCGCTTATGGCCTGCTCGCCATCATGCTGCCCATTATGCCGCAGGTGGTGTTTGATTATGCTTGGCTTTTGCTGGCGCTGGCCTTGGTTTCCCTCGTCTATGGGTCACTAGCCGCGCTAGCCCAGCAGGATTTAAAGCGTCTTATTGCTTATACCTCCATCAATCATATGGGATATATCATGTTGGCGGGGGCCTTAGCTGTGTTGGCGCCCACCGCCGGCACCCAAGAGTTAGCCTTAAATGGCGGTATTTATCAGATTATCAGCCATGGCTTGTTGACGGGGGGGATGTTTTTCGCTGTGGGAATGATTCAAGATCAAACGGGGACGCGGGAGATGGGCCGGCTTAGGGGACTCTCCCGGCAAGCTTCCGCTTTTTCCTTGCTGACCGGCGTGCTGGTGTTCGGCTCCCTAGGATTACCCGGGCTTTCGGGATTTATTGGAGAATTTCAAGTATTAGGAGCGGCCGTTTCCTGGAATCTCTGGATCGCCGGGGTGGCCCTGGTGGCGTTAGTGATCACCACGGGCTTATATCTGCGTATCGTGATCTCGGTGCTATGGGGCGAGCCCCGTACGGGGACAGGGGCTATGAAGGAGCCGGAGGGACGAAAGCTGGCGGTCATGGGCAGTTTAGTAATGTTATCCCTGTGGCTGGGGCTGTTGCCGGCAGGGTTGCTGGGGGTGATTCAAGAGACCGTCCGGAGTTTGGCGGCAGGATGA
- a CDS encoding NADH-quinone oxidoreductase subunit N, with the protein MKLWALIPELILGGSCLLLVPLAGWVRGKWRMLPGLMALLGLLACLVATARMLPWQPVTAFHGSYAIDGFAHFFKLIIELSSLLTVALLMIYFRGHSQQAPAAVAVIFATLGAVGLASSRDLGLIVLFFQMMSMAGYVLAALERHHRPALEAALKYFIYAGVTLATMAYGLTFFYGLTGSLNLQVIGSDLQDADGLWVTLALILILVGYGFEITLAPFHVWAPDVFSGATAPVAGFLAVVPKAAGIAALLRFMLEGMPGEMVGWPLWLAIGAAMTMTLGNVVALGQNHLKRLLAWSSIAHAGYLLMAVAVAERAPEALAAIGYYFAAYLFMTLGAFAVGAHLERAAGSDSYEALRGLSQRAPMGAGVLALCLLSLAGIPPLAGFAGKVFLLEAVLDGEMIWLAVIAAINMTLALYYYVKIIAEIYLYSPVRTYSMPTGGGYLIVYSGCVLGILGLGIWPGPLLVLLELMG; encoded by the coding sequence ATGAAACTTTGGGCGCTCATCCCCGAGCTTATCCTGGGGGGGTCATGCTTGCTATTGGTCCCCCTTGCCGGCTGGGTGCGGGGTAAATGGCGGATGCTGCCAGGGCTAATGGCCCTGCTGGGTCTGCTTGCCTGCCTGGTGGCGACTGCCAGAATGCTTCCCTGGCAGCCGGTGACGGCCTTTCACGGTAGTTACGCCATTGATGGTTTCGCCCATTTTTTCAAGCTAATTATTGAATTAAGCAGTCTGCTTACGGTGGCGCTGCTCATGATATATTTCCGCGGCCACTCCCAGCAGGCCCCGGCAGCGGTCGCGGTGATTTTCGCCACTTTGGGCGCCGTGGGGTTGGCTTCTAGCCGGGATCTGGGGTTAATCGTGCTTTTCTTTCAGATGATGAGCATGGCGGGCTATGTGCTGGCCGCCCTTGAGCGTCACCACCGGCCTGCCTTAGAAGCCGCCCTTAAATATTTTATTTATGCGGGGGTCACCTTAGCCACCATGGCCTATGGGCTGACTTTCTTTTACGGCTTGACGGGTAGTCTTAATTTGCAAGTGATTGGATCGGATTTGCAGGACGCTGATGGGCTGTGGGTGACCTTGGCCCTGATTTTGATTCTCGTTGGTTATGGCTTTGAGATTACGTTGGCGCCCTTTCATGTGTGGGCTCCGGATGTATTTTCCGGCGCGACGGCGCCAGTGGCCGGCTTTCTTGCCGTTGTGCCCAAAGCGGCTGGCATAGCGGCCCTGCTGCGTTTTATGCTGGAAGGAATGCCCGGTGAAATGGTGGGATGGCCCCTCTGGCTCGCTATAGGCGCCGCCATGACCATGACGCTGGGTAATGTCGTCGCCCTGGGGCAGAATCATCTTAAACGCTTGCTGGCCTGGTCGAGCATCGCCCACGCCGGATATCTTCTCATGGCGGTAGCCGTGGCTGAACGGGCGCCGGAGGCTTTGGCGGCCATTGGTTATTACTTCGCTGCTTATTTGTTTATGACCCTGGGCGCATTTGCAGTGGGCGCTCATTTGGAACGCGCGGCAGGCAGCGATTCGTATGAAGCGCTTCGTGGCTTAAGTCAACGCGCGCCTATGGGAGCCGGGGTGTTGGCCCTATGCCTGTTGTCGCTGGCAGGCATCCCGCCCCTGGCCGGTTTTGCCGGCAAAGTTTTTTTGCTAGAAGCAGTGCTTGACGGGGAAATGATATGGCTTGCCGTTATCGCGGCGATTAATATGACCCTGGCGCTCTATTATTATGTCAAGATTATTGCCGAGATATATCTTTACTCTCCTGTCCGCACTTATTCTATGCCTACAGGAGGCGGTTACCTTATTGTTTACAGCGGGTGTGTGTTGGGCATTCTCGGCTTGGGGATCTGGCCTGGACCGTTGCTGGTATTGCTTGAATTAATGGGATAA
- a CDS encoding DUF1328 domain-containing protein produces MFGWAVTFLIIALIAALFGFTGLAGVATHIAWILFVVGLILFVVFLLLGRRGRPPL; encoded by the coding sequence ATGTTCGGATGGGCAGTAACTTTTTTGATTATCGCGCTTATAGCAGCGCTCTTTGGCTTTACAGGATTGGCAGGAGTGGCTACCCACATTGCGTGGATTCTATTTGTGGTAGGGCTTATTTTATTTGTGGTTTTCTTGCTTTTAGGACGGCGGGGGCGGCCTCCTCTCTAG